A genomic region of Zea mays cultivar B73 chromosome 6, Zm-B73-REFERENCE-NAM-5.0, whole genome shotgun sequence contains the following coding sequences:
- the LOC100275894 gene encoding Protein LOW PHOTOSYNTHETIC EFFICIENCY 1, chloroplastic, with product MASSLAALHSAAASHLPHPRRQRTAALARASPLLRLPLRLRSRRVPGSPPRTSQLATGAAGGTATGRARRSVGVDVAALAAALRDARTADDVESSVNAFLSDDEARLLPLQVYTCVIRGLGKGNSPDAAFAVVEHLKRRGVVPNQFVYNCLLGAVKSCGELGRVQAVLDDMEAQGVPPNIVTFNTLMSIHVQQGRVEDALRVYADVQGRGLVPTAATYSTVMSAYKKAGDASAAIQLFALLRERYRNGELVGSRGDPEQELVKLEKLTVRACYLSMRRSLVGGKNPVGEALKVLLDMDEAGVRPERSDYERLVWACTRDEHYAIGKELYQRIRDGGDEISLSVCNHLIWLMGKAKKWWAALEIYEDLLDKGPKPNNLSHELIMSHFNVLLDAAKRRGIWRWGVRLLDKMQEKGLKPGGKEWNAVLLACSRASETSAAVDVFKKMVERGLKPDVVSYGALLSALEKGRLYDEALRVWEHMRRLGIEPNLYAYTILASIYIGKGDHAMADAVLHDMLSKRIAPTVVTFNAIISACARSGSGGNAFEWFHRMKMKGIEPNEITYQVLIEALVQDGKPRLAYEMYMKACGQGLQLPAKSYDTVLEACRAYGSVVDVATLGPRPSKGVEVEPIRIENSFSRFSQFKDVHGSSHRFAGVGMYGFYGYRMAR from the exons ATGGCTTCCTCCCTGGCCGCCCTCCACTCAGCCGCCGCCAGCCACCTCCCACACCCTCGACGTCAGAGGACCGCCGCCCTCGCGCGCGCCTCTCCTCTCCTCCGCCTGCCGCTTCGCCTCCGCTCCCGCCGGGTCCCCGGGTCGCCGCCAAG AACCTCGCAGTTGGCGACCGGCGCCGCTGGCGGCACGGCAACCGGCAGGGCGAGGCGGAGCGTAGGCGTCGACGTCGCCGCCCTCGCCGCGGCGCTGCGCGACGCCAGAACGGCCGACGACGTGGAGTCCTCGGTGAACGCCTTCTTGAGCGACGACGAGGCCCGGCTCCTGCCGCTCCAGGTGTACACGTGCGTGATCCGGGGGCTCGGCAAGGGCAACAGCCCGGACGCCGCGTTCGCCGTCGTCGAGCACCTCAAGCGGAGAGGGGTGGTGCCGAACCAGTTCGTGTACAACTGCCTCCTCGGCGCCGTCAAGAGCTGCGGCGAGCTCGGCCGGGTCCAGGCCGTCCTCGACGACATGGAGGCGCAGGGGGTGCCCCCGAACATCGTCACCTTCAACACGCTGATGTCGATCCACGTCCAGCAGGGCAGGGTGGAGGACGCCCTCAGGGTGTACGCCGACGTCCAGGGGCGCGGGCTCGTGCCGACCGCCGCGACCTACTCCACGGTGATGTCCGCCTACAAGAAGGCGGGGGACGCGTCCGCGGCTATCCAGCTCTTCGCCCTGCTCAGGGAGAGGTACAGGAACGGGGAGCTGGTGGGGAGCCGTGGTGACCCGGAGCAGGAGCTCGTCAAGCTCGAGAAGCTGACCGTCCGGGCGTGCTACCTGTCGATGCGGCGGTCGCTCGTCGGGGGGAAGAATCCGGTCGGCGAggcgctgaaggtcctcctggacaTGGACGAAGCAGGTGTCCGGCCGGAGCGGAGCGACTACGAGCGGCTCGTCTGGGCGTGCACCCGGGACGAGCACTACGCCATCGGCAAGGAGCTGTACCAGAGGATTCGCGACGGTGGCGACGAGATCAGCCTGTCCGTCTGTAACCACCTGATCTGGCTAATGGGCAAGGCGAAGAAATGGTGGGCGGCTCTCGAGATCTACGAGGACCTGCTGGACAAAGGGCCGAAGCCGAACAACCTGTCCCACGAGCTGATCATGTCGCACTTCAACGTCCTCCTGGACGCCGCCAAGCGAAGGGGCATCTGGAGGTGGGGCGTCAGGCTGCTGGACAAGATGCAGGAGAAGGGCCTGAAGCCCGGAGGCAAGGAGTGGAACGCGGTCCTCCTCGCGTGCTCAAGGGCCTCCGAGACGTCTGCGGCTGTGGACGTCTTCAAGAAGATGGTGGAGCGAGGGCTGAAGCCGGACGTGGTCTCCTACGGAGCGTTGCTGAGCGCGCTCGAGAAAGGCAGGCTCTACGACGAGGCACTGAGGGTCTGGGAACACATGCGCAGGCTCGGCATCGAACCCAACCTCTACGCGTACACGATCCTGGCGTCGATCTACATCGGCAAGGGCGACCACGCCATGGCGGACGCTGTTCTTCACGACATGCTGTCGAAGCGGATCGCGCCGACCGTCGTCACCTTCAACGCGATAATCAGCGCGTGCGCGAGGAGCGGTTCGGGTGGGAACGCCTTCGAGTGGTTCCACAGGATGAAGATGAAGGGCATTGAGCCGAATGAGATCACGTACCAGGTGTTGATTGAGGCTCTTGTGCAGGATGGGAAGCCAAGACTTGCCTATGAGATGTACATGAAGGCTTGCGGCCAGGGTCTTCAGCTTCCTGCAAAGTCGTATGACACCGTGCTGGAGGCGTGTAGGGCTTATGGTTCCGTAGTAGATGTAGCTACTCTGGGTCCTCGACCTTCGAAAGGGGTGGAAGTGGAACCCATCAGGATAGAGAATAGCTTCTCCCGTTTCTCTCAGTTCAAGGATGTGCATGGCAGCTCTCATCGTTTTGCAGGCGTTGGAATGTATGGGTTTTACGGATACAGAATGGCAAGGTAA